The Thalassomonas actiniarum genome contains the following window.
TACCAGGGCCAGTCTTGTTCGAGGTCAAAGGGGCGTAAGCGGATGCCTGTATCTATATCTGTTAGCAACTGGTTTGGTTCTGCGGCGACAAAACTGTCACAGGGCAGGGTGCCCGGCAGGGCAAGTAATTGCTGTTCGATATCTGAGCCGGGGCGGGTCCAGACGGTGATATATTTGGCCTGGCACCAGGAAAAAGCCTGGCAAACTTGTGGGGTAATTTCTTTGAGTGTAGCCAGATCTAGGCTAAGGTTACTGAATATCTCAATCAGGGTTTCATCGGCTTCGTTACGGCAGACATGGGCCAAAAAGACTTGTCCGTTGTCCCGTTCAAAAATTTGCGGCATCAGGGCTTCATCCGTAACCGAATCACTGAGCTGCCTGCGCTTTCTTACCTCATTCAGGCTTTGGGGGTCATTACCTTCATTTAAAGCCCAAAGATCTTTTATCTCATTTCTCAGGGCCTTATCCAGGTCTATTTCTTGTAAATCACCCAGGTGGTATGTGTTTAAAACGCCCTGGGCTACTCTTTGTAAGGTGTCGGCTTTGACGTCTTTAAGGGGGTAGTGTTTCATTCGTTATCTTATGTCGCTGTTGTTGATAACGATGTGGTGTTTTCAGCTAAATGGATCAAGTTTGCTTATGTAACAAAGGGTTAATACTTACGTTTTTTTCCGAAGATCAATTCCATATCATCCACTTCAAACGGTCCTTCTTCTTCTTTTTCATGGGCTTCTTTTTTGAATTTGTCGTAGAAGGTATGGTTCTGCTCTTCTATCACCCCGGTAACCCCGACATTGAGGACATTAATGCTGTCTATGGTTTCGGTCACTGACTTCATCACCTCTTCGTTTTCACAGGTGAGGCCGCCGAGTATTTCCACCGCCTTATCGTTGAGGGCCTGGGCTTTGGCATATTTTTTCTGCTCGACATAACGCATAGACTGGTTTTTATAAATTTCAGCCTTTAAACGTACAATAAGTATATCCAGTTGATGGTTTTCTACTTCCAGTTGCTCGTCGCTCAGTTTGCCCTTGGCATGCTCAACCTTTAAGGTGATCATCAGCAACATGGCTTGCTTGAGGATGCGGCCGAGTTCGTTTAAGTCGGTGGGGATGGACAACTGGGCATAATAATAAGGCTCTGCTTCAGTCAGGGCGCGGAAGTTTTCCAGTTTCTTTTCCATGCTGGCAATTAAGCCGTGGCGTTTTTTGGTGCCTTCCAAATCCGCCAGGGCTTTTAACGCGACCACGGCCCGTTCTAAACAGACGATGGAGCTGACGGCGGTCAGGGGTAAAATAGCCTGGCCGTTTAGCAGTCTTTGGGTTTTGATGACGATGGCTTTGAATTTCAGGATTTTACGGTGGCGGCTGGCCATAGATCTTTGCCTGGCGGTGCGGAAAAAGTCCAGCAACACACCTAAGACAAAAATAACCAGCAATGTTACCGAAATAAAAACGTACATTTAACTTCAACCACCTAAAAATGCATAAACTGCCATGCGGCATAAAGCTATACCAGCGACAGAAAAACACTAAAAATTAAATTTAATTTATTAAACAGTGAATTAAAACTGTTTATCAAAGGGGGCAGTTGTATTCTAACATAAAGGGGGTTTTGATCCATCATTTCTCGGATTCCCTGGCGGTGTTAAAGTTAACAAACCTGTCAATTTTTAAGCACACTGCAACTGGCCTGAAGCCAGATTAGCACGCTTTTAACGGCTTAGCTAACCCTTTAACATGAATGTTTTGTAAAGCTTGTTTGTGTATTGTTTTTACAGGATTTTTGGTGTTTTTCTGTATTATTTTTCTTGCGGGGAGTTTGTCCTGATAAACGCCAGGGTGGCAATGTCATCGTTGGCAAAATCTTCCTGTTGCTGCTTTTTTTGCTGCGCCAGTTTTGCCTGTTTATTGCTGATGATTTCCAAGCCTTTATAATGACAATACTGTTGCTTGAGCAGCTGGTTTTGCCGTTGCAAATCAACTTGTGTTAATGAGACTTGCTGTTCCTGAAAATCCACCACTTTGGCGATTTGCTGCTGCATGCCGTGTTGGTTTTGCAGTGCCAGGGCATGGTTATGGCTGCTGACATCGGTTAGGGCTTGCTGGTATTGCACCAGTTGCTCCAGATATTGCTCTTGTCCGATGAGCTTGTCGTTAAGTTCAGATCTTTGCTTGCTCAGTTGTTCCAGCTTTTGTTGTTGCAAGTTTTTAAATTTATTGAGCATCTGATCCTCTTGAAAAAGCGGTTAACCTGCCATTAGTTCCGCCAGCTGCCGACAGCTGGTCTCAAGATCACTTGGCTGATTAAATCCTTGCTGTAAAAAGGCACTGATGCGGGGAAAAACCTGTACCGCATGATCCATTTCAACGTCTTTGCCCGGCTGATAACCCCCCATGGGAATAAGCTCCCTGATTTGCTGATAGCGGCTGTAGAGTTTTTTTAATTTCATCGCCTGCTGTAAATGCTCCGGGGTTACTACTTGCGGCATCACCCGGCTGATGGAGGCAGAAATGTCTATTGCCGGGTAGTGGCCCTGTTCTGCCAGCTCCCGGGTTAATACTATATGGCCGTCGAGTATCGCCCTGGCGGCATCGACGATCGGGTCTTGCTGGTTATCGCCTTCTGCCAGTACGGTATAAATGGCGGTCATGCTGCCGACAGATAAACCATTGCCGGCGCGTTCCACCAGCTGGGTTAATAAACTAAATACCGAAGGGGGATAACCTTTGGTGGCCGGCGGCTCGCCCGTGGCCAGGCCGATTTCCCTCTGTGCCTGGGCATAACGGGTCAATGAGTCCATCAGCAATAACACATGCTGGCCCTGATCCCGGTAATACTCTGCCAGGCGGTGACAAACCTGGGCGGCGCGCAGCCGCATTAACGGTGTGGCATCTGCCGGGGCGGCAATGACGATAGCACGGGCCAGCCCCTGTTCGCCTAAGCTGTGTTCGATAAATTCCCGCACTTCCCGGCCGCGCTCGCCGATCAGGCCTACAATCACGATATCCGCCTGGGTATATTGGGTCATCATGCCCAGCAGCACGCTTTTGCCGACCCCGGAACCGGCGAATAATCCCAGGCGCTGGCCTTTGCCGGGAGTGAGCATAGCATTGATGGCGCGGATGCCGACATCTATGCTTTCGGTGATCGGGGTGCGGCTCAGGGGATTGTTCGGCGGTGAAAACAGCGGGATTTGCTCGCCTGAAATTGCCGGTTTGCCGTCCAGCGGCTGTAATAAGCCGTCGAGCACCCGGCCGAGCAGCTGTTTGCCTGCGGTAATTTTTTCTACCCCTGCCAGCGGTGTTACCCGGGCGCCGGAGAATAAACCGGCGGCGTTTTGCAGCGGCATTAAATAAGTGATTTCCCGGTTAAAGCCGATGACTTCTGCGGCTAAAGGTTTGTCCTGGGCGGTTTCCACCAGGCAGCGTTGTCCCATGATCAAACGGCAGCCGGTGACCTCCAGCGTTAAGCCGTTTAGCCGCACCAGGCGGCCATAAACCTTGGCCACCGGGCCCGAGTCCAGGGTGTCCAGGGCATTTTTCAGTTTATGTTCTAGGGTATCCTGCACGCGTTTGTCTCCGGGCAGTTATCAGGCGATTGATTTGTTGACGTTTTCCATGCACTCGGCAAAACGCTCTTCGGTATTAACGGCAATTTCCATCTGCGCCGAGCGTATCAGGCAATCGCCGATGTCCAGCTGATCGTCTGCTTCAAGCGGCCAGCCGTTTAATTTTGTCAGCCCCAGGGCGCTCAGTCTTTGCAGATCTTCGCTGTTGAGAAAAATCCGGATCTTATCAACATCGTCCGACAGCGACGCCATGGCTTCTTCCGCCAGGGTCAAAATTTGTTTTGGGTTTAAGGTCAGCTCTGCCCGAATTACGCTGCGGGCTACCTGGGTTACCAAATCGCCTATCAGGGCTTGCTGTGCCTGGAGCTTATGGTGGGACAACTGTTCTACCTTGTCCTGTATTGTTGCCAGCAAGCCGGTGGCGGCATGAAAAATGGCTTGTCCTTTTTTCTGGCCTTCCGCCAGTCCCGAAGCCAGCCCTTGCTGGTGGCCTTCTTTTTTACCTTCTTCTATTCCCCGGGGAAAGCCCTGCTGGTGACCTTCCTGATGGCCGAGTTCCAGTCCTTCCTGGAATCCCTGTTCAAAGCTGGGTTGTTCATCATCCCCCAAGGGTGCCAGTTCTTCGTTTTCACTGCGAAACGGCGGGAATTTATGAGGCCGGTAGCCGCTGCCGGCGGACTTTACAATTCTGCTGGTATTCATTAGCGCACTACCTGCTCTTCAAACAGTTGCAGCTGTAATTCGCCTTCTTCATATAAGCGGCGGGCAACGGCCATGATTTCGGTTCTAGCCTGTTCAATTTTACTTAACGGCGTGGGTCCCAGACGTTGAATTTCATCTTCCAGGGCCTGGGCCATACGTTTGGGCAGGGCATCGAAGATCTGGGTCTTAATGGCAAAGTCCACCCCTTTTAAGGCGATGGCCAGCATGCCTTCCGGCAGTTCGGCGATCAGATCCTGTATCACTTCCAGTGGCTGGCGCGACAGGATCATAAAGTCAAACATGTTGTCTTTAATGGCGTCGGCGGTATCGGAATTGTGCAGCTTCACCAGTTCCATGATATTGGCCTTATCGCCACTGTAGCGGTTGAGGATATCCGCCGCCTGGCGGGTGCCGTTAACCCGGGCGCCGGATTGTTCGGCGACAAAGTCTATGCAGCGGTCTAAGGTGATACGTAAGTCCTTGATCACATGTTCGCTGATTTCCTGGAGGTTGGCCACCCGGTAAAGCAATTCGTCATGGCTTTCCTGCGGCAGGTGATTGAGCACGGCATTGGCGGTATCCGGCGGTAAAAATGCCAGCATAACCGCCTGCATTTGCGGGTGTTCGTGTCGGAAAAAACGTGCCAGTACATCTACCGGCAGCCATTGCAGGCGCTGAATGTCGTTGGAGATGGTATCGCCGTAGATGGAGTCGAGCATGCCGCGGGCAAGTTTGTTGCCCAGTGCCATATCCAGGGATTTTTCCAGGTACTCGCGGGATGCGCCGCTGATGCCGCTTTGCTTGGTATATTGTTCAAAAAAGTGCTGCAGTATGTTCTGTGCTTCCAGGGTGGAAACATTACCCAGGCGCGCCATGGCATTGGAAACACTTTGTACTTCGCTTCTTTCCATGCGCTGTAAAATTTTGGCGGCGGATTCTTCTCCCATGCTCAGCAGTAAAATTGCCGCTTTTTCACAGTCGTTAAACATCATTTTTGTCTGTGCTTCACTCATGTAAACCTCGATCGCCTGTATTGACCCAATTCTTCAGCACTTCTGCCACCCGTACGGTTTCTTTATCCGCCAGTAATTGCAGGTGTGCCAGCTGCACGCTGAATTCACTGCCCGGCGCCGGTAATTCCGGTACTTTCACCTGGGGCTTGGCTTCAGCGGTGCCGTCCATGTTAGTGTCGTCCATCAAGGCAACACCGTTATCTTCCTGCTGTTCATCGGTATGTTCCGGGTAGTGCTGCGGATCTTGCTGGCTGGCTTGACGTTGTTCGAAAACTTCGCCGCCCCGCTCTGCCGGTGTTGATTGCAGCTGGATCAGGTGACGTACCAGGGGGCGGACCCCCATAAAGATCAGTGCCAGGCCTAATATTGCCCCCACCAGGTAGCGTAAATATTCCTGCCACACGCTTTGTTGCCACCACTGTACTTCAGGTGCGGTGACTATCTGGGGTTCGACAACAAAGTTAAAACCGCTGATCGTAAACTGGTCGCCGCGCTGTTTGTTGATGCCGATGGCTTTTTCCACGCTGTTGGCGATTTGTGCCAGCTCGGTGTCGGTCCAGCCGTTTTCGCCGCCGGCAACCTTGTTATTTAAAATCACGGAAACGCTTAATTGCTCGATGCGCCCCTGCTGGTGTTTTTTGTGCACTACCGAGCGGCCGACCTGGTATTCTTTTGAAGATTCGTTGCGCTGGCTGATGCTGTTGCTGTCTTGTTTGTTTTCGCTGGTTTCTTCTGCCTCGCTGTCGGCGTCCGGTTTTATCGGCGGCTGATTGGTTAATGAGCCGGGGACGCCAAAGGCGAGTACGTCTTTGGTGGTTTGCTCGCGGATGTTTTCTTTGCTGACCACGGTATCCGGGCTCACGGTTTCCACGGTTTCTTCGATTTCGCTGAAATCTAAGTCTGCGGTGACCTGGATCCGGAAATTATCGGCGCCTACCAGCGGATAAATGATGTCGCTGGCCCTTTGCTGTATACGGGCTTCCAGCGCCTGTTTGTAGTCTACCTGCTGCATTGCCACCCGGCCGCTGCTTTGGGCGTCCCCCAGGCCTAAGCTTAATAACCGGCCCGACTGATCAACCACGGAAACCCCTTCAGGTTTCATGCCGGGTAAACTGTTGGCAACTAAATTGACTATGGCTTCTACCTGGCCCTGTTCCAAATGGCGGCCGGCCTGGAGATCCAGCATTACAGAGGCGGTGGGTTTTTCTTCGTTAC
Protein-coding sequences here:
- a CDS encoding FliI/YscN family ATPase — encoded protein: MQDTLEHKLKNALDTLDSGPVAKVYGRLVRLNGLTLEVTGCRLIMGQRCLVETAQDKPLAAEVIGFNREITYLMPLQNAAGLFSGARVTPLAGVEKITAGKQLLGRVLDGLLQPLDGKPAISGEQIPLFSPPNNPLSRTPITESIDVGIRAINAMLTPGKGQRLGLFAGSGVGKSVLLGMMTQYTQADIVIVGLIGERGREVREFIEHSLGEQGLARAIVIAAPADATPLMRLRAAQVCHRLAEYYRDQGQHVLLLMDSLTRYAQAQREIGLATGEPPATKGYPPSVFSLLTQLVERAGNGLSVGSMTAIYTVLAEGDNQQDPIVDAARAILDGHIVLTRELAEQGHYPAIDISASISRVMPQVVTPEHLQQAMKLKKLYSRYQQIRELIPMGGYQPGKDVEMDHAVQVFPRISAFLQQGFNQPSDLETSCRQLAELMAG
- a CDS encoding FliH/SctL family protein gives rise to the protein MNTSRIVKSAGSGYRPHKFPPFRSENEELAPLGDDEQPSFEQGFQEGLELGHQEGHQQGFPRGIEEGKKEGHQQGLASGLAEGQKKGQAIFHAATGLLATIQDKVEQLSHHKLQAQQALIGDLVTQVARSVIRAELTLNPKQILTLAEEAMASLSDDVDKIRIFLNSEDLQRLSALGLTKLNGWPLEADDQLDIGDCLIRSAQMEIAVNTEERFAECMENVNKSIA
- a CDS encoding FliG C-terminal domain-containing protein — translated: MSEAQTKMMFNDCEKAAILLLSMGEESAAKILQRMERSEVQSVSNAMARLGNVSTLEAQNILQHFFEQYTKQSGISGASREYLEKSLDMALGNKLARGMLDSIYGDTISNDIQRLQWLPVDVLARFFRHEHPQMQAVMLAFLPPDTANAVLNHLPQESHDELLYRVANLQEISEHVIKDLRITLDRCIDFVAEQSGARVNGTRQAADILNRYSGDKANIMELVKLHNSDTADAIKDNMFDFMILSRQPLEVIQDLIAELPEGMLAIALKGVDFAIKTQIFDALPKRMAQALEDEIQRLGPTPLSKIEQARTEIMAVARRLYEEGELQLQLFEEQVVR
- the fliF gene encoding flagellar basal-body MS-ring/collar protein FliF, which gives rise to MELVSQQVAPGQEPQKNQALDKAKSFFSHWRTLSGDNRAVLQIALLAGVIAATIVIILWTANENYVPLYGKQELYDQASILELLEQEETLYRLDQNSGQILVPEQHLAQIRMSLAARGVKMNLPSGMDGLDGKTGLGISQFMESMRYRHALEGELARSIITMDAIRSARVHLALPKRTLFIGRNEEKPTASVMLDLQAGRHLEQGQVEAIVNLVANSLPGMKPEGVSVVDQSGRLLSLGLGDAQSSGRVAMQQVDYKQALEARIQQRASDIIYPLVGADNFRIQVTADLDFSEIEETVETVSPDTVVSKENIREQTTKDVLAFGVPGSLTNQPPIKPDADSEAEETSENKQDSNSISQRNESSKEYQVGRSVVHKKHQQGRIEQLSVSVILNNKVAGGENGWTDTELAQIANSVEKAIGINKQRGDQFTISGFNFVVEPQIVTAPEVQWWQQSVWQEYLRYLVGAILGLALIFMGVRPLVRHLIQLQSTPAERGGEVFEQRQASQQDPQHYPEHTDEQQEDNGVALMDDTNMDGTAEAKPQVKVPELPAPGSEFSVQLAHLQLLADKETVRVAEVLKNWVNTGDRGLHE